The Cucurbita pepo subsp. pepo cultivar mu-cu-16 chromosome LG05, ASM280686v2, whole genome shotgun sequence nucleotide sequence aaattattaatgaaagttcAGTTCTTTGTGCTCCAAATCTATAAGCCAAGCTAGTGTTATTGTTGTCATTGCAGCATATCTCAAAATCTGCAAGAACATGTGTTTTTGAGCTTCAACCCCATCGAATAATTGCAGACGCCCAGGTTAGACCAGCTCCGAAACCTGAAGCTGCAATCAAGTGTCCTGCTTCCACCCGCCCACTTCGAACAGCTTCGTCCAGTGCCAATGGAATCGAGGCTGCGCTCGTGTTACCGTAGTTAGCCACATTCGATATCACACGCTCCGATGGAAACTCTAAACGTGTTGCGACTGCGTCGATGATCCTTTGGTTTGCCTGCATATTTATAAATCAGCAGCATTGTAGAAATCTTGGAAAAGAGATGGATGATAAGAAATAGATACCTGATGTAACAACAACCAATCAATGTTTGATGAACTGAGACAAGCTTTTTGAAGAGCAGCCTCGATCGACTGTGGCACGGTGCGAACAGCAAATCGAAATACCTCTTTGCCATTCATCTGCAAACAAGAATACGTGACGTTTTTCGGAGGAAAACCGATCAGGGAGACGTTAGAACCCAATTTTTGATtcacttctttttccttgatCCCAGCATTCAAATGCCTGTTCCACATTTACGTTTCTAATCATATGGAATGATGAAATGGAATAAGGAAGAATTCAGAGAAGCACACCTTCGGCCATCCCCATCACTATGCAAGTCAAAACCAAATAAACCATCCTCCTCAACATCACATGCCTGAAACCAAATCAATTATGAAATGAATTCTTAAGCTTGCTGCTGTATACCGATCCGAGTATCGAACTTTTACCTGCAATAGTACAGCACCAGCACCGTCTCCGAAAAGAATACAGGACGATCTATCAGACCAGTCGACGTAACGAGAAATGGCATCAGCACCAATGACAAGAACATTAGAAAATCCACCTCCTGCAGTTTAAGGTAGTTTAGTGTTTTATAATGCAAGTCAAAATATGATCCAAGCAACAAGACCAAATCAGGATTCTTTACCCCTTATGTGACAAGCTGCTGATACTAAACCCAGTAGAAATCCACTACACGCAGCTGTTATATCATACGACAGAGGATGTCTTTTACAACCAAGAGCCTTTTGGATCTGAGATGCAGTAATGCATAATTAGAAAAGCCGCTACCAGATAGggtcctttttggactttccctttcgattTGTTATCGAAAGAGCTGCAGGTTAGGAGCTACAAAACGAACCAGCCAAGAAAACTCTTGG carries:
- the LOC111795942 gene encoding 3-oxoacyl-[acyl-carrier-protein] synthase 3 A, chloroplastic-like — its product is MVNASGLFATSAPSLRTRHSFLGGNFRCGFGSYGGVANKVIFCSASTGAETVSSGASPSQSRMPRLVSRGCKLVGCGSGVPSLQISNDDLAKWVDTNDEWISARTGIRNRRVIAGKDSLIGLAAEAARGALQMAQVDPDDVDLILMCTSTPEDLFGSASQIQKALGCKRHPLSYDITAACSGFLLGLVSAACHIRGGGFSNVLVIGADAISRYVDWSDRSSCILFGDGAGAVLLQACDVEEDGLFGFDLHSDGDGRRHLNAGIKEKEVNQKLGSNVSLIGFPPKNVTYSCLQMNGKEVFRFAVRTVPQSIEAALQKACLSSSNIDWLLLHQANQRIIDAVATRLEFPSERVISNVANYGNTSAASIPLALDEAVRSGRVEAGHLIAASGFGAGLTWASAIIRWG